The following nucleotide sequence is from Cardiocondyla obscurior isolate alpha-2009 linkage group LG10, Cobs3.1, whole genome shotgun sequence.
GTAATCGTAATGCGCATATACTGTGTACGTGTAACAAGTTATCGAGACCTGTACAACTGGATGGAGATTCACTTTTTGATTATCACGGTGCGATTAACCGCGTCTATGGCGACGAGTATAAATTTCGTTGATTGGTACAATTGCGCGAGCCTTCTGGAAATAATGAAGACTCGCCACTTCTCCCTTTCCTTATCGCGAAAACCTTCTCGGCGTTAAACTGTACTTCTGTCCTGCTGTCATTCAATCATTTTAAAGAGCGCGCAGGAGAAGATCATTCCAAAGAACTGCAATAATTCGAAAATTAGAAAGATATTATttactaaataatatatgtatagggAACTGGTGAAAAGATAGGAATCTGTTCGAAATGCGACGTGTTCTAGAATGCATAGTTAATACAACTTTAACAAAAGTATAGAAAgcaaattttgcattttatatgATCGTAAAGAGAACTTTAGGTCGCTTTTAACCGCGAAAgtgccataaaaaaaatatataaactgCGTTCTTACCATGAGACATGCGACTGCGATACCAGCAGCACCCATAATAGCCGCGTGTCTCTGCATGTAAACTCGTGTCCCAGTGATGCAACCTTCTACATAAGCGTTGGAAGGATTTACCGTGTCCGGGCCAGCGTTGCAGTGGAAACGCTGCGAGCAGATCGGATGGCCATGAGAAACACAATTCCCATTCGCGAGAAAGCCGATCGTAAGAGTGAAAGTGTGAGAGATGCGAGCCGGGGCGCTTAAGTCTCGGTCGATTAAGTAATTGCGGCCAAATTGATTCGGCCGGGGTGAAATCGGCGTGTCACGTGAGAAATTGCTTAGGCCGCGGGTAATTACTAGCGCGAAATTACAAACGCGATCGCCTTTTCACGCGGATCACGAAAAGTCCTCGCTTGTACCGAGATAGGGGTGCCGTTCCATTAGAAGGTGGGAAGTCGAATTAGAATCTTCACTCGAACGGCTTCGATTAGAGCGAGCATTGTTCGGCGCAAAAACGTTCGTAACGCGCCGCGTAAACACGGCACGTTTTATATAAAGAGATGCAAATTGCCGTCATTAAAGTATCAGCGAAGTCGGCCGGTAAACTATTTTATCGAACGGTGCACCCGCGTGAAAAtatgtttgattttttttttttacctggcCAGATGCAATCTCTCGGCAGCAGCTTTCCGGCACGTTGAGATTGCGGCTTCCCCAGTCCCTCCAGCTGTTGACGCCGCAACAGTGGAGCTAAAACCGAGACCTGAATTAGCACCGGGAAAAATTTTCCGAGCAATAACTATATCTACTCGTGGAGAATAAAGCGCGTCTGAAATCGTGCCCCGATCGAGCTCGATCGtctgataaaattaacttttatttatgtaacgtCCGCGGGAGTTGTTTACCGTCGACTGCGTGGTATCCCAAGCGTCGCGGATGGATTTACGATGATCATAAAGGCGGAGAGAACTCTTCATCTCTCTGTCGAGCGTGTTCAGCAATTTCTCGCGGAAGACGTATCCCAGGACCCCGCCGATCAGCATCGTCACAAACAGCAGGAACACGATTATAAAGTActggaaacaaaaagaaattgattttaatcgGCCGCTCCTTTAACTCGATGAGCTTCGGCGAACCGATGGACCGCGAAGGTATAACGAGATTTTAACGTGTAATCAATTTGAGATAAGCTCCTCGTTCGCGGATTAAACTCTCGTCGTGCGGTCCAAACGGCGCGAGCGCTGGATATCGAGGCGCCAGTTGTAAAGCTCGCCCACCGGTTCGAAAATAGATCTGCGATAGGGACTCACTGTCAGGAGCATACACTTGACTTCCCGCGACGCGCCGATGCATCCGAAGAAAGCAATGAACGCCACGATAATTCCGCCGACCAGTAAAACGTAGACTGCGCCGGTTAACAAATCGTTACCCACAAGTTCGCCTATCCATGGTACTTTGTCGATTAAAGCCCACACTGCCAAGCCTGTTACGACCAGTCCGCCAATCTGCAATAATTTCGTGATAAATCATTGATATATTTAACTATTCACATATCTACgagttttattcttttcaataaGCCGAATAAAAGCTTAAAACTTACGAAGATGACGAAGTTCGTGAAGAACAGggaatatttcataaaacgtCCGCAGCCATCCATATCTGAGCCGTATCCCATGCCCTTTTACCCGTAATCTGCCAACAAAAAAtgataagttaaaaaaaaaatgcaaatataattaacgatcaAACGCGAGAACTTTAAAAAGACGAGGTCGCGCGAAGTCGCTTTTTGCTGACAATTAACGCGACATTGTGATTGCGATTTCGCACGAGGGAAGTATTTAAAACTCATTTGACTAAACTGACTAAAgcaaggaattttttttttttaaatcaaatcaaTCGTAAAGAAACTCAGTTACTggcgattttctttttcttcttttttcttcgtataaattaattgcagtgACATTGAGCGTCTCGAAGATGAGTCTcgcaattaaacatttttataacagtCACGTACATCGCTCTTAATTATGTCACACGTCTCGGTGACATCAGACTTATGTTTGGCCCAGTTTGAATCACCTTGGCCGTCCCCCATAGCCTTGACCGTATGCACAAACGCGGGACAAAACTGGGTTTTAAGTAATTGAACAATGAGACTCTTGTTTGCGACAAAAACcgaatttctcttttaatcgCGCAATTTTTATGCAAGCCtcgctaatttaattaattaatttatcttattctaactaaaaaaaacttatcgaTCTCAAATAGTGTCTGGTCAGGTTTCAACGCATGTTACGAACTGCTTGTTTCGCTTAATTACATTCCTCGTGAATTAAgctaaaatctaatttaattaagcgcgCCCTTTTGTATATTCTCACCGCCGCGGCGCGCCGTGCGGCAGTTCATACGCAGTAAACTTCGTCGCTCGTAATAACCGTTAATGGTCTCTTAGAAACGTGAAATACATGCTCGTGATCGGCGCGAATTTTCACGGCTCGGCAAGCAGAGTCGGCGACTTCCTGTTTTGAAAATACTGCGCACACGGCTCAATTGCACGCTATTGTTTGCCGAACGCGTAACAGAATGCCGCGGTACGTTTGCGTTTGTCGGCGGGTTGATTCTCTATCGGCCCGTCGCATCGCGAGGAAAACgggcgggtttttttttttttttttttttcagataacgAAGCCCTCGTTTTTAGAGAACGCGCGCTCACCTGTCGGGTTTGCAACCCTACGCAGGGCGCGATCGATGGTGCAACGGAGGTTCGAGAAACGGCTTTGCGCGCGCGTTGATCGTTATCACGGCGCACAATATCACGTATACCTCGtcgcatattttataacgtattATACGGGCCTTGGACACGCGTCGGCGTGCCGTCTCGAAAACGTCGGGTtaccgagagagaaagcggcCTCTCCGCATTAAGTAATCCACGGCCAGAGCGCAAAAATGACGCGGCGATGCTCTCGCACTTGCAATCCCGCGTCTCGCAAGCGCGACGCGGCCGCGCGCTTCCTCCGCCTTGCGAAAGGTTTAATTCACTTTTATGCTAACCGCGTTCGATTACTCGCTTCCACGAAGCTGCA
It contains:
- the Tsp74f gene encoding CD151 antigen: MGYGSDMDGCGRFMKYSLFFTNFVIFIGGLVVTGLAVWALIDKVPWIGELVGNDLLTGAVYVLLVGGIIVAFIAFFGCIGASREVKCMLLTYFIIVFLLFVTMLIGGVLGYVFREKLLNTLDREMKSSLRLYDHRKSIRDAWDTTQSTLHCCGVNSWRDWGSRNLNVPESCCREIASGQRFHCNAGPDTVNPSNAYVEGCITGTRVYMQRHAAIMGAAGIAVACLMFFGMIFSCALFKMIE